The following coding sequences are from one Liolophura sinensis isolate JHLJ2023 chromosome 12, CUHK_Ljap_v2, whole genome shotgun sequence window:
- the LOC135479061 gene encoding cytosolic phospholipase A2-like, translating into MEDNYVMDSTIGCCYFDVKDLVMNKWTNKTFMFNEVSEVDLKFMIELDPKPTLRYSLCLCQEEKDFLSVRKTHAMKAMRQLLGFEGPRNITEVPTVAVIGSGGGFRAMVGMSGVIKALSDTGVLDCSTYVAGLSGSSWFLSTLYSHPKWPNVSPEEVQNELKQNIDSSLLWLLKPQSVCRYVDRIMEKRRQGQPVSFTDFFGHLVGETLLKDRLDSKLTDQQHKIQDGDVPMPLYTCVHVKKDVSARSFQEWVEFTPFEIGMPKYGTYMKTNLFGSKFFMGKLCKQFEEPPLHFLQGIWGSAFCILFNRLLEDNRKLDPVEMIRQEMEKQLENGTDDNDASNDDSDSEDTDENVNSDDEDDVSTKPPPAKRGRYEAAKRPPLKRQKSKTTSKGEGFWSGLIKGLVENKRYELLSTRAGRAGVVHNFMRGLSLQETYPLSPFSPAKPFRGQSDEFDGIFEMYPTNIKRLYMVDAGLTFNSPYPLVLRPQRGVDVILSFDFSARPSDMTQPFKELQLAEKWARINRLPFPHIDTSVFEKDGMKELYIFRDPNDPHCPIILHFVLVNLDFRKYKKPGVLRKTAKDKAFADFSLFDDASTPYSTFNFKYSHEAFDRLAQLMEFNTLKHLSDIKDAIAHGVQKRRNLPLRVPIPSTKVKLLRIKSVDNRRKLTNYLKKVESLCSPTSPIENGFFPSLPEMAEEDSAHEDLDEAEAAVFVGPSTSARRPLRRAAKRK; encoded by the exons ATGGAAGATAACTATGTTATGGACTCTACGATTGGCTGCTGTTATTTTGACGTCAAAGACCTCGTGATGAATAAATGGACGAATAAAACCTTCATGTTTAATGAG GTGTCCGAAGTTGATCTGAAGTTCATGATTGAGCTTGA ccctAAGCCGACGTTACGGTACAGTCTGTGCTTATGTCAAGAGGAAAAAGACTTTTTGTCCGTCCGGAAAACACATGCGATGAAAGCGATGAGACAACTTCTAGGGTTTGAGGGACCGAGGAACATTACTGAG GTGCCCACCGTGGCGGTGATTGGATCCGGGGGAGGTTTCCGAGCTATGGTCGGTATGAGTGGTGTCATCAAAGCTCTCTCAGACACAGGTGTTCTTGATTGTTCTACCTATGTGGCCGGTCTGTCAGGATCTTCCTG GTTTTTATCCACACTCTACTCTCATCCAAAATGGCCGAACGTGTCGCCAGAGGAAGTCCAGAATGAGCTGAAACAGAACATTGACTCTAGTTTGTTATGGCTGTTAAAGCCCCAGAGTGTATGTCGGTATGTGGACCGAATCATGGAGAAAAGGCGACAAGGCCAGCCTGTCAGCTTCACCGACTTCTTCGGACACTTGGTGGGAGAAACTCTGTTGAAGGAC AGATTGGACAGCAAGTTGACCGACCAGCAGCATAAAATCCAAGATGGCGACGTGCCAATGCCGTTGTACACGTGTGTTCACGTCAAAAAGGACGTGTCAGCCAGATCTTTTCAAG AATGGGTGGAATTTACACCTTTCGAAATCGGTATGCCCAAATATGGAACGTACATGAAAACGAATTTGTTCGGAAGTAAATTCTTCATGGGGAAATTATGTAAGCAGTTTGAGGAACCTCCTCTTCATTTTCTGCAAG gTATCTGGGGAAGTGCCTTTTGTATCCTGTTCAACAGACTACTTGAGGATAACCGGAAGTTAGATCCAGTAGAAATGATTCGACAGGAAATGG AGAAACAGTTGGAAAATGGAACCGACGATAATGACGCAAGCAATGACGACAGCGATTCCGAGGACACTGACGAGAACGTTAATAGTGATGACGAAGATGACGTATCAACCAAGCCACCTCCTGCCAAAAGAGGGCGCTACGAGGCCGCCAAGCGACCACCCCTGAAACGTCAGAAATCCAAAACGACGTCAAAGGGCGAAGGATTTTGGTCAGGACTGATCAAGGGTTTGGTGGAAAA TAAACGTTACGAATTGTTGAGTACGAGAGCCGGACGCGCAGGCGTGGTACATAACTTTATGAGAGGTTTGTCTCTACAGGAAACCTATCCATTGTCGCCATTCTCACCTGCCAAACCTTTCCGGGGACAATCAG ACGAGTTCGACGGAATCTTCGAGATGTACCCCACCAACATAAAGAGATTGTACATGGTGGACGCTGGACTGACTTTCAACTCTCCCTACCCCCTCGTCCTGCGCCCACAGAGAGGGGTGGATGTCATCCTGTCATTCGACTTCAGCGCCCGTCCCTCAGACATGACACAACCATTCAAG GAACTTCAATTGGCTGAAAAATGGGCTCGGATAAATCGTCTGCCCTTCCCACACATCGACACGAGTGTGTTTGAGAAAGACGGGATGAAGGAGTTGTACATCTTCCGTGATCCCAACGACCCTCACTGTCCCATAATACTTCACTTCGTTCTCGTGAATCTTGACTTCCGGAAGTACAAGAAGCCag GTGTACTTCGAAAAACCGCCAAAGATAAAGCTTTCGCTGACTTCTCACTATTCGACGACGCCAGCACTCCTTACTCTACGTTTAACTTTAAGTATTCCCACGAAGCCTTTGACCGTTTAGCCCAGCTCATGGAGTTCAATACCCTGAAGCATCTGAGTGACATCAAGGATGCCATTGCACATGGTGTTCAGAAGAGAAGGAACTTGCCTCTCAGGGTTCCCATCCCATCAACCAAAGTCAAGCTTCTGAGGATTAAAAGTGTAGATAATCGTCGAAAACTTACGAACTACCTGAAAAAGGTTGAGAGTCTTTGCTCACCCACTTCTCCGATTGAGAATGGTTTCTTTCCGTCCTTGCCTGAAATGGCTGAGGAGGACAGCGCTCACGAAGACCTTGATGAGGCCGAGGCCGCTGTGTTTGTCGGACCGTCTACTTCCGCCAGACGTCCACTGAGGCGTGCGGCAAAACGGAAGTGA